In the genome of Clostridium cagae, one region contains:
- a CDS encoding DEAD/DEAH box helicase: MNDNKFYSLGLKDTVVKAIDDLGFNTPSQIQEESIPVTLEGFDLIGQAQTGTGKTAAYGCPILSRLNDTNGIKALILAPTRELAVQVNDELKKLSKYEKANVLPVYGGESIDRQIRALRRDNIDIVVGTPGRVLDLINRKILKLNTVDFLVLDEADEMLNMGFIDDIETIISNTPAERQTLLFSATMPAPIAKLAKNYMKADAKHVAIKRSSLTVSKIEQNYFMINNKHRLEALCRLLDLDNPSSAIIFCRTKKGVDELVEELQGKGYVVEGMHGDMSQVHRLTTLKKFKEGSLNLLIATDVAARGIDVDGITHVINYDLPQDVESYVHRIGRTGRANRTGTAYSLVSPKELGMLKQIQRVTKSTITEKSVPTANEIHSRKFTNIMNEIKETIDSGDFSTFVPSAIELNEAYDPISIIASLMKIKFENESSFEYNTDTLDAPSASKNDVRLFFSVGKKDGLTPKILINYIKDQTRVRASAIGKIDLMDNFSFVTIDEDVSSKVLEKCIGGKINKKKVNVEVANKRK; the protein is encoded by the coding sequence ATGAACGATAACAAATTTTATTCTTTAGGTCTTAAAGACACAGTTGTGAAAGCAATAGATGATTTAGGATTTAATACCCCTTCTCAAATACAAGAAGAAAGTATACCTGTAACACTAGAAGGTTTTGACTTAATTGGTCAAGCACAAACTGGTACAGGAAAAACTGCAGCGTATGGTTGTCCTATACTTAGCAGATTAAATGACACGAACGGAATTAAAGCACTTATTTTAGCTCCTACAAGAGAGCTTGCTGTACAAGTAAATGATGAGCTTAAGAAGCTTTCAAAATATGAAAAAGCAAATGTATTACCTGTTTATGGTGGAGAATCTATCGACAGACAAATCAGAGCTTTAAGAAGAGATAACATTGATATTGTTGTTGGAACTCCAGGTAGAGTGTTAGACCTTATAAACAGAAAAATACTTAAATTAAATACAGTAGATTTCTTAGTATTAGATGAAGCAGACGAAATGCTTAACATGGGATTCATCGATGACATTGAAACTATAATAAGTAATACTCCAGCTGAAAGACAAACTTTATTATTCTCAGCTACAATGCCTGCTCCAATAGCAAAATTAGCTAAGAATTACATGAAAGCAGATGCTAAACATGTAGCAATAAAGAGAAGTTCACTTACAGTATCTAAAATAGAACAAAACTATTTTATGATTAACAACAAACATAGACTTGAAGCACTTTGTAGATTATTAGATTTAGATAATCCATCTTCTGCTATCATATTCTGTAGAACTAAAAAAGGCGTTGACGAATTAGTTGAAGAGCTTCAAGGTAAAGGATATGTAGTTGAGGGTATGCACGGAGATATGTCTCAAGTACACAGATTAACTACTTTAAAGAAATTTAAAGAAGGTTCATTAAACTTACTTATCGCAACTGACGTAGCTGCTAGAGGTATTGATGTTGACGGTATTACACATGTAATAAACTATGATTTACCACAAGATGTAGAATCATATGTTCATAGAATCGGAAGAACTGGTAGAGCAAATAGAACTGGTACTGCATATTCTTTAGTATCTCCAAAAGAATTAGGTATGCTTAAACAAATTCAAAGAGTAACTAAGAGTACAATAACAGAAAAATCAGTTCCAACAGCTAATGAAATACATAGTAGAAAATTTACTAATATAATGAATGAAATTAAAGAAACTATTGATAGTGGTGATTTTAGCACATTTGTTCCAAGTGCCATTGAATTAAATGAAGCTTATGATCCAATTTCTATAATAGCATCTTTAATGAAGATAAAATTCGAAAATGAAAGCAGCTTTGAATATAATACAGATACATTAGATGCACCTAGTGCTTCAAAAAATGATGTACGTTTATTCTTCTCTGTTGGAAAAAAAGATGGCTTAACTCCAAAGATCTTAATAAACTATATAAAAGATCAAACTAGAGTAAGAGCTTCTGCTATTGGTAAAATAGATCTTATGGATAATTTCTCTTTTGTAACTATAGATGAAGATGTTTCTTCTAAAGTGTTAGAGAAATGTATCGGCGGTAAAATAAACAAAAAGAAAGTTAATGTTGAAGTAGCTAATAAAAGAAAATAA